In Pseudomonadota bacterium, one DNA window encodes the following:
- a CDS encoding DUF2256 and DUF3253 domain-containing protein, translating into MGANSHRRGVKTCQACGRPMTYRKKWAASWDEVKYCSKACRSAGVPDVLMATILALLDKRDGKTICPSEVLNTADKQDPKKMERVRGAARLLAHEGKLQITQRGQIVDPNTFKGPIRLRRA; encoded by the coding sequence TTGGGGGCAAATTCACATAGACGCGGTGTTAAAACCTGTCAGGCATGCGGACGCCCAATGACCTACCGCAAAAAGTGGGCGGCGAGTTGGGATGAGGTGAAGTACTGCAGCAAAGCCTGTCGATCGGCCGGCGTGCCCGATGTGCTAATGGCAACGATTTTGGCGTTACTGGATAAGCGGGACGGGAAAACGATCTGTCCAAGCGAAGTGCTGAATACAGCAGATAAGCAGGACCCCAAAAAAATGGAGCGCGTAAGAGGTGCCGCGCGACTACTTGCTCATGAGGGCAAACTACAGATCACGCAGCGTGGTCAGATCGTCGATCCGAACACTTTCAAAGGGCCCATTCGATTACGACGAGCATGA